In one Mesorhizobium australicum genomic region, the following are encoded:
- a CDS encoding ABC transporter substrate-binding protein: MKKFLIASAACLALSAAASAEDVKVGIEMGFTGPIESLTPPMAQAAELAMKEVSDSGLFLGGAKVVPVRGDETCIDAGAATAAAERLVTSDKVAGIIGPTCSGATSAVLTNVAIPNGMVLISPSATSPGLSTIDSKGLFFRTAPSDAREGEILAQIMTERGVKSAAISYTNNDYGKGIAASIQSAFEKLGGKITLSAPHEDGKSDYSAEVGALASAGGDAIVVAGYADQGGAGVVQTVLDTGAFSKFVFPNGMWGESLIKKFGSQIDGAFGDLPGSDSPGAAKLLEMTKAAGINGTATFVPETYDAAAIMLLAMQAANSAKPADYKGKIMDVVNAPGEKIFPGDLAKALEILKAGGDVDYVGASNVEFIGKGESAGSYREVEIEGGAMKTVKFH, encoded by the coding sequence ATGAAAAAGTTTCTGATCGCGTCCGCGGCATGCCTCGCGCTTTCGGCCGCTGCCAGCGCCGAAGACGTCAAGGTGGGTATCGAAATGGGCTTCACCGGTCCGATCGAAAGCCTCACGCCGCCGATGGCCCAGGCCGCTGAGCTGGCAATGAAGGAGGTCAGCGATTCCGGACTGTTCCTGGGCGGCGCCAAGGTGGTTCCGGTCCGCGGCGACGAGACCTGCATCGATGCAGGCGCCGCCACCGCGGCCGCTGAACGGCTCGTGACGTCCGACAAGGTGGCCGGCATCATTGGCCCGACCTGCTCGGGCGCGACGAGCGCGGTCCTGACCAATGTCGCCATCCCGAACGGCATGGTTCTCATCTCGCCTTCGGCCACGTCGCCTGGCCTGTCCACCATCGACAGCAAGGGACTGTTCTTCCGCACGGCTCCGTCGGATGCCCGCGAAGGAGAGATCCTCGCCCAGATCATGACCGAGCGTGGCGTGAAGTCCGCGGCGATCAGCTATACCAACAACGACTACGGCAAGGGCATCGCCGCCTCCATCCAGTCGGCGTTCGAAAAGCTCGGCGGCAAGATCACGCTGAGCGCCCCGCACGAGGACGGCAAGAGCGACTACTCGGCGGAAGTCGGCGCCCTGGCTTCGGCCGGTGGTGATGCCATCGTCGTGGCCGGCTATGCAGACCAGGGCGGAGCCGGCGTCGTCCAGACGGTTCTCGACACGGGCGCGTTCTCGAAGTTCGTGTTTCCGAACGGCATGTGGGGCGAAAGCCTGATCAAGAAGTTCGGCTCGCAGATCGATGGCGCGTTTGGCGACCTGCCGGGGTCCGACAGCCCCGGCGCGGCGAAGCTTCTGGAAATGACGAAGGCGGCTGGCATCAACGGCACGGCCACCTTCGTCCCGGAGACCTATGACGCGGCGGCGATCATGCTGCTTGCGATGCAGGCCGCGAATTCGGCAAAGCCGGCAGACTACAAGGGCAAGATCATGGACGTCGTGAATGCTCCGGGCGAGAAGATCTTCCCGGGCGATCTCGCCAAGGCGCTGGAAATCCTCAAGGCTGGCGGCGATGTCGATTATGTCGGCGCGTCCAACGTGGAATTTATCGGCAAGGGCGAAAGCGCCGGATCCTACCGCGAGGTGGAGATCGAGGGCGGCGCGATGAAGACGGTGAAGTT
- a CDS encoding alpha/beta hydrolase — translation MAGDVRPLLLHVAEREGPLLEYRIQDWDNAYANSANIAGSERWPAAWFEAAQSFRDRLAAQGRSRLDIAYGSGARHRLDLFLPEGRPTGLVVFIHGGYWMAFDQRAWSHLAAGSVDAGYAVAMPTYTLCPEARITDIVGEVASAIGKAAELVEGPIALTGHSAGGHLASRMISSPSPLADAVRVRIRNVVSISGLHDLRPLMRTGMNAKLRIDEAEALAESPALLRPMADARITCWVGGGERQEFLRQSALLANMWTGLGATTAEVVEPDRHHFSIVDGLASADHPLTKTLLS, via the coding sequence GTGGCCGGGGATGTCCGGCCATTGCTATTGCACGTTGCCGAAAGGGAGGGCCCCTTGCTCGAATACCGTATCCAGGATTGGGACAACGCCTACGCCAACTCGGCCAATATTGCCGGAAGCGAGCGGTGGCCCGCGGCGTGGTTCGAGGCTGCGCAATCGTTCCGCGACCGCCTTGCCGCACAGGGGCGCTCTAGATTGGACATTGCCTATGGCAGTGGTGCCCGGCATCGCCTCGATCTCTTCCTGCCGGAAGGTCGGCCGACGGGGCTCGTGGTGTTCATTCACGGGGGCTACTGGATGGCGTTCGACCAGCGCGCCTGGTCGCATCTCGCCGCCGGGTCGGTGGACGCCGGCTATGCCGTGGCCATGCCGACCTATACGCTGTGCCCGGAGGCACGAATTACCGACATCGTGGGCGAGGTCGCGTCGGCCATCGGCAAGGCGGCGGAATTGGTCGAGGGTCCGATCGCGCTGACTGGCCATTCGGCCGGAGGGCATCTCGCCAGCCGCATGATTTCATCACCGTCGCCTCTTGCGGACGCGGTTCGCGTCCGCATTCGCAACGTCGTTTCCATTTCGGGCCTGCACGATCTGCGCCCGCTCATGAGAACAGGGATGAACGCGAAGCTGCGGATCGACGAGGCGGAAGCATTGGCCGAAAGTCCGGCGCTGCTGCGGCCGATGGCCGATGCGCGGATCACCTGCTGGGTCGGCGGCGGGGAGCGCCAGGAATTTCTTCGCCAATCTGCCCTGCTTGCCAACATGTGGACCGGACTGGGCGCGACGACTGCGGAAGTAGTCGAGCCGGATCGTCATCACTTCAGCATCGTCGACGGGCTGGCGAGCGCCGATCACCCGCTGACGAAGACGCTTTTGAGCTGA
- a CDS encoding AMP-binding protein: MLGQSAHIDTFARDNLPPQDQWPDFLLDGFDYPEQMNAAVELTDRMVEKGFGDRTALIGNGRRRTYKELSDWTSRIAHTLVEDYGVKPGNRVLIRSANNPAMVACWLAATKAGAVVVNTMPLLRAGELAQIVDKAEISLALCDTRLMDEMLACAKDSAFLKRVVGFDGTANHDAELDRAALDKPVRFDPVDTGRDDVALLGFTSGTTGIPKATMHFHRDLLIIADAYAKEVLKVTPEDIFVGSPPLAFTFGLGGLAIFPLRFGAAATLLEQATPPNMISIIENYRATISFTAPTAYKAMLKAMDGGADLSSLRIAVSAGETLPGPVFEEWTRKTGKPILDGIGATEMLHIFISNHLDDCKPACTGKPVGGYEAIIVDENMNEAPRGTVGRLAVRGPTGCRYMADERQRDYVRNGWNLTGDSFFQDEDGFFHFAARSDDMIVSAGYNIAGPEVEAALLSHPDVAECAVIGVPDPERGQIVEAHVVPAEGVERDARTIKRLQDHIKATIAPYKYPRSIKFTDSLPKTQTGKIQRFRLAAEV, encoded by the coding sequence ATGCTCGGGCAATCTGCACACATCGACACGTTCGCTCGGGACAATCTCCCGCCCCAGGACCAATGGCCGGATTTCCTGCTCGACGGCTTCGACTATCCCGAACAGATGAACGCCGCGGTCGAGTTGACCGACCGGATGGTCGAAAAGGGTTTCGGCGACCGGACGGCGCTGATCGGCAACGGACGGCGGCGCACCTACAAGGAGCTTTCCGACTGGACCAGCCGCATCGCGCATACGCTCGTAGAGGACTACGGCGTGAAACCCGGCAACCGGGTGCTGATACGTTCGGCCAACAATCCGGCGATGGTCGCCTGCTGGCTCGCGGCTACCAAGGCCGGCGCGGTGGTGGTCAACACCATGCCCCTGCTCCGCGCAGGAGAATTGGCCCAGATCGTCGACAAGGCCGAAATCTCCCTGGCGCTGTGCGACACCCGTCTGATGGACGAGATGCTCGCCTGCGCGAAGGACAGTGCCTTCCTGAAACGCGTGGTCGGGTTCGATGGCACCGCCAACCACGATGCGGAGCTCGACCGCGCGGCTCTCGACAAGCCGGTACGGTTCGATCCCGTGGACACAGGGCGCGATGACGTGGCGCTCCTCGGCTTTACCTCCGGCACGACGGGGATACCCAAGGCCACGATGCATTTCCACCGCGACCTGCTCATCATCGCGGACGCCTATGCGAAGGAAGTGCTCAAGGTCACACCCGAGGACATCTTCGTCGGCTCACCGCCGCTCGCCTTCACCTTCGGCCTGGGCGGCCTCGCGATCTTTCCGCTTCGCTTCGGGGCGGCGGCGACATTGCTCGAGCAGGCGACGCCGCCGAACATGATCTCGATCATCGAGAACTACCGTGCCACCATCTCCTTCACTGCGCCGACGGCCTACAAGGCGATGCTGAAGGCGATGGACGGCGGAGCGGATCTGTCATCGCTGCGCATCGCCGTGTCGGCCGGCGAAACCTTGCCCGGGCCGGTCTTCGAGGAGTGGACACGCAAGACAGGCAAGCCGATCCTCGACGGGATCGGCGCGACGGAAATGCTGCACATCTTCATTTCCAACCATCTCGACGACTGCAAGCCCGCATGCACCGGCAAGCCGGTCGGCGGCTACGAGGCGATCATCGTGGACGAGAACATGAATGAAGCGCCGCGGGGCACGGTCGGAAGGCTGGCGGTGCGAGGGCCAACCGGTTGCCGCTACATGGCGGACGAACGCCAGCGCGACTACGTGCGCAACGGCTGGAATCTCACCGGCGACAGCTTCTTTCAGGACGAGGACGGCTTCTTCCATTTCGCCGCGCGATCGGACGACATGATCGTCAGCGCCGGCTACAACATCGCCGGACCGGAAGTCGAGGCGGCGCTGCTGTCGCACCCGGATGTCGCCGAATGTGCGGTCATCGGCGTGCCGGATCCGGAGCGCGGCCAGATCGTGGAAGCGCATGTCGTACCGGCCGAAGGCGTGGAACGCGACGCTCGGACGATCAAGCGGCTGCAGGATCACATCAAGGCGACGATCGCTCCCTACAAATATCCCCGCTCCATCAAATTTACCGATTCTCTTCCGAAAACGCAGACCGGAAAGATCCAGCGTTTCCGCCTTGCCGCGGAAGTCTGA
- a CDS encoding MarR family winged helix-turn-helix transcriptional regulator, producing MSRDSTIKTISPDWVDGETKVLEAPADHGRELRLWLRLLTCSTLVETEIRRRLREQFDCTLPRFDLMAQLERARAGMVLGELSKRMMVSPGNMTALVERLAESGHVSRTVSPTDRRVQIIALTPFGRAEFKKMAAAHGDWIAELFGDLAARDSETLFDKLGKLKSSVVTALGRS from the coding sequence GTGAGCCGTGACAGCACGATCAAGACAATCTCGCCTGACTGGGTGGACGGCGAGACAAAGGTGCTGGAAGCGCCCGCCGACCACGGCCGGGAACTGCGCCTGTGGCTCAGGCTGCTGACCTGCTCGACGCTGGTCGAGACCGAGATCCGCCGCCGTCTGCGCGAGCAGTTCGACTGCACGCTGCCGCGTTTCGATCTCATGGCACAGCTCGAACGCGCCAGGGCCGGCATGGTGCTCGGCGAACTTTCCAAGCGCATGATGGTGTCGCCCGGCAACATGACCGCCCTGGTCGAGCGGCTTGCCGAAAGCGGCCATGTCAGCCGCACTGTCTCGCCGACCGACAGACGTGTCCAGATCATCGCGCTGACCCCTTTCGGCCGCGCCGAGTTCAAGAAGATGGCGGCCGCGCACGGCGATTGGATCGCCGAACTTTTTGGCGATCTGGCCGCACGGGACAGCGAAACGCTGTTCGACAAACTCGGCAAGCTCAAGAGCTCCGTCGTCACGGCGCTGGGGCGGAGCTGA